One window of the Magnolia sinica isolate HGM2019 chromosome 19, MsV1, whole genome shotgun sequence genome contains the following:
- the LOC131235290 gene encoding subtilisin-like protease SBT3.11 isoform X2 — translation MKKLFALFLLISSMLMAEAGNAEDSSTSSRSVHIVYTERPVGGEEDPEAFHIRTLSSVLGSEEAAKEALVYSYKTAASGFSAKLTPQQVEEISRW, via the exons atgaagaagcTCTTCGCCTTGTTTCTGCTGATATCGTCGATGCTGATGGCCGAAGCTGGAAATGCCGAAGACTCCTCGACCTCTTCACGTTCGGTGCACATCGTGTACACGGAGAGACCCGTAGGAGGTGAAGAAGATCCCGAAGCCTTCCACATCCGTACGCTGTCTTCCGTCCTCGGCAG CGAAGAGGCTGCGAAGGAAGCTTTGGTTTACAGTTATAAGACGGCGGCCAGCGGTTTCTCTGCTAAGCTTACGCCCCAACAGGTTGAGGAGATTTCAA